The genomic segment gttctcacacacacacacacacacacacacccatccccCGCTGGCCTGAAAGGGGCTGTGGCTCTGTAGTCCCACACTCCTCCACTCGCTCAACCTGGGACAGTGCCTCCCCAAACCAAACCCGGCCCCCCACGCTGCCCAGCAACCCCTCGGACCCTTGTCACAGCGCCATGCCCAAGCCCCGAGGTCAAGCTCTGCCTCCCGTGGGCCCCGCACGTCTGCTGCCCAAATGGCTTCATCCCCTGGGACCTGCAATGCCACACCCACCTTACCTCCAAGGCCAGATGGGCGCAGGCCTGACAGGGAGGCAGGCACAGGCTTCCCACACCCCGCACCCTGGCACACAAGTTGGGGCGTCGGCCACGAGACCCGCtgccctgcccacctctgcctccaGCCTAGCAGGCTCCACAGCCACAGGGAGACCACCCCCAGGGAGGGACAGCTCAGCCCATGACCCACAGCAGGCCCCCGGCCTTGTTCTCCTACTTGGGTCTCAGGCTGGACGGGGATGGGCCAGCCCGGTGTCCGGGCCAAAGGGCCAGGGAGGTAGCTTCGAGGCGCCAGGCCGTGCGCAGGGCCTCGGCGGCGTGGTGGCGGCACTCGGCACTGTCGTAGGCGGGCTTGCTGAGCCAGGGGGCCTCCGCGTCCTTGTGCAGAAAGTACCAGTAGGGCCAGGCTGTGGAGCCCTCCCCGTCCAAGCGCCGCGGCCCCGGCCGCTGGCTGCCCTGGCCGCTGCGGCTACGCCGGTCCCTGCGGCCGCGCCGAgcaccttcagcctggccagctcgCTCCTGCAGACGCACCTTCCCCGGGGGGTGGCCGTCAAACAGGGCCTCATAGAAGCCTCTCTCGGCCGCATCGTACCGCGGCTTGTCcagccacacctcccccaccaGTGCTTGCAGGTTGCCCAAAGGGTATTGGCTGCtggctggcaggctgggctggcaaGCCAGGGCCAGCTGAGGGGTGGGCACCGGCGGCTCTGTGTCACGGGCTCCCTGACCACGGCTCTCCTCGGCGGCCAGCAGGGCCTGTGACCACTCCACGAAAGCCCGCTCGGCCTGGTCAAAGCAAGACTTGTTGACCCAGATGCCCCAGGTCACGTGGTGGCAGGCCACGAGGTTGCCATGGACACAGGCACTGTGTGTGGCCAGGGTGGGCGGCCCTGCGGCCTGGGCAGCAGCATCAGCCAGTCTCTGGCGGTAGCAGGTCTCCGCCTGGTCGAAGAATGGCTTGTCCAGCCACACGTGGTCTGCAGAGAGGCCCAAGAGGGCCACGTCCGTGGGGTCCAGCCAGCCCCTGGGTGAACGCTTCCTCTTCTTCAGCAAGGGCCTCTGGCTGTCGTGTTTCCTCCTGGGGTCCGTGGCCTCTGCCTCCTTGGCCTCCTCCAGGCTGGGCCCGTTCATGGCCGGCAGCTCCTGGTCGCAGGCGGCCGCTGTGGCCTCAGGCCTCCGCTTGTCCTCCCACACGGTCTCCAGGGTGCAGGAGGCTTTCCCGTTCCTCATCTTGGGGTGCAGCGTTAAAAAGCAAGCACAAGAAGGAGTGGCCACACTGCAGACCACACAGGCTCCCGTGTCTCCGCGACCAGCAGGTGTGAGGGTGCCGACGGGAAACCTCGCACTTCCTGGGCCAGAGTGACCTCATGGCACAGATGGGCTGCTGGCAGGCAGCCATTGCCGGCAGCAGCAGGACCTTGGAGCCAAGGGTGTGGGGGTGCGCACAGTGGCAATCCTGGTCGGGCATGGCTCACTCACTAGGGCCCGGATGACCTCCAAGGGTCACTGGCACCGATGACGCTGTGGCCTCTGCCACCAAGTGGAGCCCCTGAACCAACCCTGAAGGGGGATGCCGCCTGCCTGCCCACACCCGGCGTCCACCTGCTCAGACCGCCAGCCCTTACACAGGGCCAGCAGATCTTTCTTGTCACTGAccccaggggcccaggggcccTGGGACCCCTTCTTGTACTCTCCTCCCACAAGGCACTGCTCAGTGAGGGGCTGGAGGGAAGTCTGGGGCCCAGCCGGCGTGGGACTCACCAAGGCCGGGCTGCTGGGACAGAGGCAGGGGTGTGCTGGCAGTGGGAGCAGAGCCCAAGAGGGGGCATTGTGACGTCACCACTGTCCCCAGCCCAGGGTGCTGCCAGCCCAACCCCCACGGACAGGGCCGTGCACAGGCCGTCGGGAGGTACTTACTTTGGCTGTGACCTCCTGGGCAGCATGAAGGGAAAGCAGTGAGGTTAGAGATGGACAGTGTGTGGTGGCCGCGTGACTGGGCAGTGCTGCCTGTCACCACGTGAGCAGGGCCCCCAGTTAGCCGTCTCCATCCGCTGCACGGCAGCCACACAGGTGCACTCCCAAGGGATGCTGGGTCCTCCCTGACCCTGCCCACCCGTGGCAGCAGGAACAGTGTTGTCCTTGGTTCCAAGTGTGCCACCCGACGACCCAGGCAGGAATGCTGCTGCACAGCCGCCTCTCTGGCCCCAGGCCGAGGGACTTTtctgcagccaggccctgcccttgCCAGCACGGGCCAAGCCACGCCAAGGACTCCCCAGGGAGCACAGCACAGGAACGCagcccgccgccaccaccacggCCGTGCGTCACACACCCAGCCCGCAGGGCCCACCAGGCCGGGCCTGCTCAGGAGAGGAAAGCGCCAtcaacccccaccccagcctgaaCCCGTGGGACCCAGAGCTTCCTGCGTCTTGCAGCCATACAGAACGGCCACCGATCCCTGACGTGGCAAAGGTGCCCACAGAGGGGCTGCCCTCAGAAGGGACTTCACCCTGTCCCAGCAGGGTCCCTGCAGCTGCTCACAGCTGAGCAGCCCCACAGTGCCAGGGACCTCCGGGCACTGCTTCAGGACCTGCCAAGGACTCCCCAACAGCCACAGACACAGACCCAACAGTCAAGTGTTTCGTTAACTCCCCAAACCATCTTGAAACCCACCCACCGGCTTTCGCCAAAGACAACATTCCAGTCCAGGCTCCTCGGACCTTAGAGAAGTTTCCTTCCACTGCTTGGGAGGCAGCCCACGGGGGCTCCCTGCGGGGACAGGCGCCCCGGAGAGCACGGCGCACTGGCCATCCTCCCACGGCCAGCTCAGCCGCCTCCAGGTCACGTTGGACTGCAGGCCACCGGGCAGCCCCTGCAGAGGCGGGACCCAGCTTGCGTGCCAGCTCCCCAGGACACGGCGCTTTCTCAGAGGCGGGGAGCCCACCGCAAGGCCCTGCCCGCAGCGACGACTCCCCCAGTTCTTGGCGGCTCCCCTCAGAACTGCACCC from the Ochotona princeps isolate mOchPri1 unplaced genomic scaffold, mOchPri1.hap1 HAP1_SCAFFOLD_453, whole genome shotgun sequence genome contains:
- the EEF1D gene encoding elongation factor 1-delta isoform X1, which translates into the protein MRNGKASCTLETVWEDKRRPEATAAACDQELPAMNGPSLEEAKEAEATDPRRKHDSQRPLLKKRKRSPRGWLDPTDVALLGLSADHVWLDKPFFDQAETCYRQRLADAAAQAAGPPTLATHSACVHGNLVACHHVTWGIWVNKSCFDQAERAFVEWSQALLAAEESRGQGARDTEPPVPTPQLALACQPSLPASSQYPLGNLQALVGEVWLDKPRYDAAERGFYEALFDGHPPGKVRLQERAGQAEGARRGRRDRRSRSGQGSQRPGPRRLDGEGSTAWPYWYFLHKDAEAPWLSKPAYDSAECRHHAAEALRTAWRLEATSLALWPGHRAGPSPSSLRPKKMTTNLLVHEKIWFDKFKYDDAERSFYERMNGPADGAPRQGNGASGILRDIARARENIQKSLAGSSGPGASSGPSGDHSELAVRIASLEVENQNLRGVVRDLQQTVSKLEARLSALERGSPAPRSAPQTQHVSPMRQVEPPAQKVATPAEDDEDDIDLFGSDEEEDKEAARLREERLRQYAEKKAKKPALVAKSSILLDVKPWDDETDMAQLEACVRSVQLDGLVWGASKLVPVGYGIRKLQIQCVVEDDKVGTDLLEEEITKFEEHVQSVDIAAFNKI
- the EEF1D gene encoding elongation factor 1-delta isoform X3, encoding MRNGKASCTLETVWEDKRRPEATAAACDQELPAMNGPSLEEAKEAEATDPRRKHDSQRPLLKKRKRSPRGWLDPTDVALLGLSADHVWLDKPFFDQAETCYRQRLADAAAQAAGPPTLATHSACVHGNLVACHHVTWGIWVNKSCFDQAERAFVEWSQALLAAEESRGQGARDTEPPVPTPQLALACQPSLPASSQYPLGNLQALVGEVWLDKPRYDAAERGFYEALFDGHPPGKVRLQERAGQAEGARRGRRDRRSRSGQGSQRPGPRRLDGEGSTAWPYWYFLHKDAEAPWLSKPAYDSAECRHHAAEALRTAWRLEATSLALWPGHRAGPSPSSLRPNRKMTTNLLVHEKIWFDKFKYDDAERSFYERMNGPADGAPRQSSGPGASSGPSGDHSELAVRIASLEVENQNLRGVVRDLQQTVSKLEARLSALERGSPAPRSAPQTQHVSPMRQVEPPAQKVATPAEDDEDDIDLFGSDEEEDKEAARLREERLRQYAEKKAKKPALVAKSSILLDVKPWDDETDMAQLEACVRSVQLDGLVWGASKLVPVGYGIRKLQIQCVVEDDKVGTDLLEEEITKFEEHVQSVDIAAFNKI
- the EEF1D gene encoding elongation factor 1-delta isoform X2, with amino-acid sequence MRNGKASCTLETVWEDKRRPEATAAACDQELPAMNGPSLEEAKEAEATDPRRKHDSQRPLLKKRKRSPRGWLDPTDVALLGLSADHVWLDKPFFDQAETCYRQRLADAAAQAAGPPTLATHSACVHGNLVACHHVTWGIWVNKSCFDQAERAFVEWSQALLAAEESRGQGARDTEPPVPTPQLALACQPSLPASSQYPLGNLQALVGEVWLDKPRYDAAERGFYEALFDGHPPGKVRLQERAGQAEGARRGRRDRRSRSGQGSQRPGPRRLDGEGSTAWPYWYFLHKDAEAPWLSKPAYDSAECRHHAAEALRTAWRLEATSLALWPGHRAGPSPSSLRPNRKMTTNLLVHEKIWFDKFKYDDAERSFYERMNGPADGAPRQGNGASGILRDIARARENIQKSLAGSSGPGASSGPSGDHSELAVRIASLEVENQNLRGVVRDLQQTVSKLEARLSALERGSPAPRSAPQTQHVSPMRQVEPPAQKVATPAEDDEDDIDLFGSDEEEDKEAARLREERLRQYAEKKAKKPALVAKSSILLDVKPWDDETDMAQLEACVRSVQLDGLVWGASKLVPVGYGIRKLQIQCVVEDDKVGTDLLEEEITKFEEHVQSVDIAAFNKI